Proteins co-encoded in one Bradyrhizobium sp. 170 genomic window:
- a CDS encoding DUF47 domain-containing protein, with translation MLRWFRAFLPKEERFFDLFDRHAQTVLQGALALQDMLRGGDETPVFCQRVNQFENDADGITREVLTAVRRTFITPFDRGDIKNLITAMDDAIDQMQQTAKAVVLFEVRIFEPPMREIGTLLVECANLVGRALPLMQSIGNNVAMLTAITEEIGKLEGRIDDLHDIGLKELFLKHRGGNSMDFIVGAEIYKHLEKVSDRFDDVANEINSIVIEQV, from the coding sequence ATGCTGCGCTGGTTTCGTGCCTTTTTGCCCAAGGAGGAGCGGTTTTTTGACCTGTTTGACCGGCACGCCCAGACGGTGCTGCAGGGGGCGTTGGCGCTGCAGGACATGCTGCGCGGCGGCGACGAGACGCCGGTGTTCTGCCAGCGCGTCAACCAGTTCGAAAATGACGCCGACGGCATTACCCGCGAGGTGCTGACAGCGGTCCGACGCACTTTCATTACCCCGTTCGACCGCGGTGACATCAAGAACCTGATCACCGCGATGGACGATGCGATCGATCAGATGCAGCAGACTGCGAAGGCGGTGGTGCTGTTCGAGGTCCGCATCTTCGAGCCGCCGATGCGCGAGATCGGGACCCTGCTGGTCGAGTGCGCCAATCTGGTCGGTCGTGCGCTGCCGCTGATGCAGTCGATCGGAAACAACGTCGCGATGCTGACCGCCATTACCGAGGAGATCGGAAAGCTGGAGGGCCGCATCGACGATCTCCACGACATCGGATTGAAGGAACTGTTTCTCAAGCACCGAGGCGGCAACTCGATGGATTTCATCGTGGGCGCCGAAATCTACAAGCATCTTGAGAAAGTATCCGACCGCTTCGACGACGTCGCCAATGAGATCAATTCCATCGTGATCGAACAGGTATAG
- a CDS encoding NnrU family protein — MGLLVLILGLLLFFGVHTLTIQRKLRAQVIAATGEGGYKIGYALASFAGLALIIWGFAKYRATGWIDVWTPPTALKHITLALMLPAVIMVVASYIRGRIYTTLKHPMLTGIKLWAAAHLLANGDLGSIILFGSFLAWAVYDRISLKSRSDAGAPPIPVGGPGNDLIAIAVGLVAYLALAFAFHPVVIGVPVVGV, encoded by the coding sequence ATGGGACTGCTGGTGTTGATCCTGGGCCTGCTCCTGTTCTTCGGCGTCCACACGCTCACCATCCAGCGCAAGCTGCGCGCGCAGGTCATCGCCGCGACCGGCGAGGGCGGTTACAAGATCGGCTATGCGCTGGCCTCGTTCGCAGGGCTTGCGCTGATCATCTGGGGTTTTGCGAAGTATCGTGCGACCGGCTGGATCGACGTCTGGACCCCGCCGACGGCGCTCAAGCACATTACGCTGGCCCTGATGCTGCCCGCGGTCATCATGGTGGTTGCGTCCTACATTCGCGGCCGGATCTATACGACGCTGAAGCATCCGATGCTGACGGGCATCAAGCTGTGGGCTGCGGCGCATCTGCTCGCCAACGGCGATCTCGGCTCGATCATCCTGTTCGGGTCGTTTCTCGCATGGGCGGTATATGACCGTATTTCGCTGAAATCTCGTTCCGACGCCGGCGCGCCGCCGATCCCCGTCGGTGGTCCCGGCAACGATCTGATCGCGATCGCGGTCGGCCTCGTCGCCTATCTGGCGCTCGCATTCGCGTTCCACCCGGTCGTGATCGGCGTCCCCGTGGTTGGAGTCTAG
- a CDS encoding branched-chain amino acid ABC transporter permease, producing the protein MSALTDDTLPTSPRAIRDEMIVFAAMAVLLAMVPATGIYPFFVMQALCFALLACAFNLLIGYGGLLSFGHAMFLGTAGYCTAHALKVWGFTPELGILVGVAAAAALSVVTGFISIRRQGIYFSMITLALSQLLYFIYLQMPFTHGEDGIQGIPQGYLFGVFNLANPTVLYYVVLAGFLGGFLLIYRTINSPFGEVLKSIRENEQRAISLGYKTDQYKLLAFILSGTIAGFAGSLKVFVAQNASLTDVHWTMSGEIVLMTLVGGLGTVFGPVVGAFVIIAMQQYLAGFGQWVTVIQGVIFVACVLTFRRGVIGEIAHYFRRSL; encoded by the coding sequence ATGAGCGCATTGACTGACGACACACTGCCGACAAGCCCGCGGGCCATCCGCGACGAAATGATCGTGTTCGCGGCGATGGCGGTGCTGCTGGCCATGGTGCCCGCGACCGGCATCTACCCGTTCTTCGTCATGCAGGCGCTGTGCTTCGCGCTGCTCGCCTGCGCGTTCAATCTCCTGATCGGCTATGGCGGCCTGCTGTCGTTCGGCCACGCGATGTTCCTGGGCACCGCGGGTTACTGCACGGCGCATGCGCTGAAGGTTTGGGGTTTTACGCCTGAACTCGGAATTCTGGTCGGAGTCGCCGCCGCCGCGGCTCTTTCGGTCGTCACCGGCTTCATCTCGATCCGTCGGCAGGGCATCTATTTCTCGATGATCACGCTGGCGCTGTCGCAACTGCTGTATTTCATCTATCTGCAGATGCCCTTTACCCATGGCGAAGACGGCATCCAGGGCATCCCGCAAGGCTATCTGTTCGGTGTCTTCAATCTCGCTAACCCGACCGTACTTTACTACGTCGTGCTGGCCGGCTTCCTCGGCGGATTCCTGCTGATCTACCGCACCATCAACTCGCCGTTCGGCGAGGTGCTGAAGTCGATCCGCGAGAACGAGCAGCGCGCGATCTCGCTGGGCTACAAGACCGACCAGTACAAGCTGCTCGCCTTCATCCTCTCCGGGACCATCGCGGGCTTTGCCGGCTCGCTGAAGGTGTTCGTGGCGCAGAACGCCTCGCTCACCGACGTGCACTGGACGATGTCGGGCGAAATCGTGCTGATGACGCTGGTTGGCGGCCTCGGAACGGTGTTCGGCCCGGTGGTCGGCGCCTTCGTCATCATCGCCATGCAGCAATATCTGGCCGGGTTCGGCCAGTGGGTGACGGTGATCCAGGGCGTCATCTTCGTCGCCTGCGTGCTGACCTTCCGCCGCGGCGTGATCGGCGAAATCGCGCATTATTTCCGGAGATCGCTGTAA
- the sugE gene encoding quaternary ammonium compound efflux SMR transporter SugE, producing the protein MAWIVLFVAGLMEIGWAIGLKYTEGFTRLVPSVLTLACMAGSILLLGLALKALPIGTAYAVWTGIGAVGTAILGIALFGEPATAARLACIGLIVAGIAGLKLVT; encoded by the coding sequence ATGGCCTGGATCGTATTGTTCGTCGCCGGCCTCATGGAAATAGGCTGGGCTATCGGCCTCAAGTATACTGAAGGTTTCACACGCCTCGTTCCATCCGTCCTGACGCTCGCCTGCATGGCGGGCAGCATCCTCCTGCTCGGCCTTGCCTTGAAAGCGCTGCCGATCGGAACCGCCTACGCGGTGTGGACCGGTATCGGCGCGGTCGGAACGGCCATCCTGGGCATCGCCCTGTTCGGCGAGCCTGCTACCGCCGCCCGCCTCGCCTGCATCGGCCTGATCGTGGCCGGCATTGCCGGGCTCAAGCTTGTCACCTGA
- a CDS encoding crotonase/enoyl-CoA hydratase family protein, with protein MTDLATYSRSGPVGAIVIDDGKANVMSLAMLNALHAAFDQAEKDKTVVILKARGKHFSGGFDLSVFAKGSAEDQYLMVKAGAELALRILSFPTPVVAACQGNAYPMGAFLIMSSDHRIAAEGDYRIGMNEVAIGLTVPRFAIEIARQRLTPACFSRVVMTAEMFGPTEAVTAGFFDRVVPADALERSAEEAAQALATLNMTAHAATKARARGAVIKMIRGMIDEDITPQYGEDRVAQRASA; from the coding sequence ATGACTGATCTCGCGACCTATTCCCGTTCCGGCCCGGTCGGCGCCATTGTGATCGACGACGGCAAGGCCAATGTGATGTCGCTTGCGATGCTGAATGCGCTGCACGCGGCGTTCGATCAGGCGGAAAAAGACAAGACCGTCGTGATCCTGAAGGCGCGGGGCAAGCATTTTTCCGGCGGCTTCGATCTTAGCGTCTTCGCCAAGGGGAGCGCCGAGGACCAATATCTGATGGTGAAAGCGGGCGCAGAACTGGCGCTGCGCATCCTCTCGTTCCCGACACCTGTGGTGGCGGCCTGCCAGGGCAACGCCTATCCGATGGGGGCCTTCCTCATCATGTCCAGCGACCATCGCATTGCCGCCGAGGGCGACTACCGGATCGGCATGAACGAGGTCGCGATCGGGCTTACCGTGCCGCGCTTCGCCATCGAGATCGCGCGACAGCGGCTGACGCCGGCCTGTTTCAGCAGGGTGGTGATGACAGCGGAAATGTTCGGCCCCACCGAAGCCGTCACCGCCGGCTTCTTTGACCGCGTCGTTCCGGCTGACGCGCTGGAGCGCAGCGCCGAGGAGGCCGCGCAGGCGCTCGCCACCCTCAACATGACCGCTCACGCCGCCACCAAGGCACGAGCGCGCGGGGCCGTGATCAAGATGATCCGAGGCATGATCGACGAGGACATCACGCCGCAATATGGCGAGGACCGTGTTGCCCAGCGGGCGTCGGCCTGA
- a CDS encoding peptide chain release factor 3, translating to MSDIAVTAESPSRSPLADEVARRRTFAIISHPDAGKTTLTEKLLLFGGAINLAGQVKAKGERRNTRSDWMKIERERGISVVTSVMTFEFQDLVFNLLDTPGHEDFSEDTYRTLTAVDSAVMVIDAAKGIEARTRKLFEVCRLRDIPIITFINKMDRESRDTFELLDEIEKTLALDTTPMTWPVGRGRDFLGTYDVVNGGVRLLEGGGAKTGATEQIDIADLTGRNANLDVAEIKDELALVSEACKPFELQAFREGHLTPVYFGSALRNFGVGDLLEGLGKFAPAPRAQDSNLRKVEAAEPRMSAFVFKIQANMDPNHRDRIAFARLCSGKLSRGMKAKLVRTGKNMSLSSPQFFFAQDRSVADEAFAGDVVGIPNHGTLRIGDTLTEGEDITFVGVPSFAPEIVRRVRLTDAMKAKKLKEALQQMSEEGVVQVFRPRDGAPALVGVVGPLQLDVLKARLDAEYSLPVEFEVSEFQLARWVSSDDRKKLDAFIAANGSGIADDVDGDPVFMAKNEFYLGYTRERAEGINFSNVKDVKKKA from the coding sequence ATGTCCGACATTGCCGTCACTGCCGAATCGCCGTCCCGCTCGCCGCTTGCCGATGAAGTGGCGCGGCGGCGCACGTTTGCGATCATCTCCCACCCGGACGCCGGCAAGACCACGCTGACCGAAAAACTCCTGCTGTTCGGCGGCGCCATCAATCTGGCGGGACAGGTCAAGGCCAAGGGCGAGCGGCGCAATACCCGTTCCGACTGGATGAAGATCGAGCGCGAGCGCGGCATCTCGGTCGTGACCTCGGTGATGACGTTCGAGTTCCAGGACCTCGTCTTCAACCTCTTGGATACGCCGGGCCACGAGGACTTTTCCGAAGACACCTACCGCACGCTGACCGCGGTCGATTCCGCCGTGATGGTGATCGACGCCGCCAAGGGCATCGAGGCGCGGACGCGAAAGCTGTTCGAGGTGTGCCGGCTGCGCGACATTCCGATCATCACCTTCATCAACAAGATGGATCGCGAGAGCCGCGACACGTTCGAACTCCTGGACGAGATCGAAAAGACGCTGGCGCTCGACACCACGCCGATGACCTGGCCGGTCGGCCGCGGCCGCGACTTCCTCGGCACCTACGACGTCGTCAATGGCGGTGTGCGCCTGCTCGAAGGCGGCGGCGCCAAGACCGGCGCGACCGAGCAGATCGACATCGCCGATCTCACCGGCCGCAACGCCAATCTCGACGTCGCCGAGATCAAGGATGAACTCGCGCTGGTCTCGGAAGCCTGCAAGCCGTTCGAGCTGCAGGCATTTCGCGAAGGCCATCTCACGCCGGTCTATTTCGGCAGCGCGCTGCGCAATTTCGGCGTCGGCGACCTGCTGGAAGGTCTTGGCAAGTTTGCGCCTGCGCCCCGGGCGCAAGATTCGAACCTGCGCAAGGTCGAGGCGGCCGAGCCGCGCATGAGCGCGTTCGTGTTCAAGATCCAGGCCAACATGGATCCGAACCACCGCGATCGTATCGCCTTCGCGCGCCTATGTTCAGGCAAACTCAGCCGCGGCATGAAGGCAAAACTGGTGCGCACCGGCAAGAACATGTCGCTGTCGTCGCCGCAGTTCTTCTTCGCCCAGGATCGTTCTGTGGCAGACGAAGCCTTTGCCGGCGACGTCGTCGGCATTCCCAACCACGGCACGCTTCGGATCGGCGATACGCTGACCGAGGGCGAGGATATCACCTTCGTCGGAGTTCCGAGCTTTGCGCCGGAAATCGTCCGCCGCGTGCGCCTGACGGACGCGATGAAGGCGAAGAAGCTGAAGGAAGCCCTGCAGCAGATGTCGGAAGAGGGCGTGGTGCAGGTGTTCCGGCCGCGCGACGGCGCACCGGCGCTGGTCGGCGTCGTCGGTCCGCTGCAGCTCGACGTGCTCAAGGCGCGGCTCGACGCGGAATATTCGCTGCCGGTGGAATTCGAGGTCTCGGAGTTCCAGCTCGCGCGCTGGGTCTCGTCCGACGATCGCAAGAAACTCGACGCTTTCATCGCCGCCAACGGCTCCGGCATCGCCGATGACGTCGACGGCGATCCGGTATTCATGGCCAAGAACGAGTTCTATCTCGGCTATACCCGCGAACGGGCCGAGGGGATCAATTTTTCCAACGTCAAGGACGTGAAGAAGAAGGCGTAG
- a CDS encoding TetR/AcrR family transcriptional regulator encodes MTVKPRRATYRHGNLKSAALKAATRLVAAAGHEQLSLREVAEAVGVAHRSLYNHFADREALLDAVATEAYTRLAAILVKAETPQDYTAKYVRFALANRALYALMTSRPHATMKHNPPLQAAVHKVITQAMRIFCQDIESPADRRRAVMKVYITLYGGISLYTAGVLDQPGEKALIAELSAMNAGM; translated from the coding sequence ATGACAGTGAAGCCACGCCGGGCGACCTATCGCCATGGCAATCTGAAATCCGCGGCGCTGAAGGCCGCCACGCGCCTCGTGGCCGCGGCCGGCCATGAGCAGCTGAGCTTGCGTGAGGTCGCGGAGGCCGTCGGCGTCGCGCATCGCTCGCTGTACAATCATTTCGCCGACCGCGAGGCGCTGCTGGATGCGGTGGCGACCGAGGCCTATACCCGGCTCGCCGCCATCCTCGTCAAGGCAGAGACGCCGCAGGACTATACCGCGAAATATGTCCGTTTCGCCCTGGCCAATCGCGCGCTCTACGCTCTGATGACCAGCCGCCCGCACGCGACCATGAAGCACAATCCGCCGCTGCAGGCCGCGGTCCACAAGGTCATCACCCAGGCCATGCGGATATTCTGCCAGGATATCGAGAGCCCGGCCGATCGGCGCCGCGCGGTGATGAAGGTCTACATCACGCTTTATGGCGGCATCTCGCTCTATACGGCCGGCGTCCTCGACCAGCCCGGCGAGAAGGCCCTGATTGCGGAACTGTCGGCCATGAACGCAGGGATGTGA
- a CDS encoding inorganic phosphate transporter: MDASLGLPILVFLIAVALLFDFLNGLHDAANSIATIVSTRVLRPQYAVIWAAFFNFIAFLVFGLHVANTIGTGIIEPSVVDATVIFAALVGAIVWNLITWALGIPSSSSHALIGGLVGAGMAKAGISAAVWTGLSKTLLAIVLSPLVGFLLALVLVAIVSWLSVRSTPFAVDRAFRILQFVSASLYSLGHGGNDAQKTMGIIAVLLYSQGHLGADFNIPFWVVISCQAAMGLGTLMGGWRIVRTMGLRITKLTPMQGFCAETGGAATLFMATFLGVPVSTTHTITGSIIGVGAARRVSAVRWNVASSIVYAWVITIPASAIVAALTYWAALLLR; this comes from the coding sequence GTGGACGCCTCGCTCGGTCTTCCGATTCTGGTCTTCCTGATCGCGGTCGCGCTGCTGTTCGACTTCCTCAACGGGTTGCACGACGCCGCCAATTCGATCGCAACGATCGTGTCGACCCGCGTGTTGCGCCCGCAATATGCGGTGATCTGGGCCGCCTTTTTCAATTTCATCGCCTTCCTGGTGTTCGGGCTCCACGTCGCCAATACGATCGGCACCGGCATCATCGAACCGAGCGTTGTCGATGCCACCGTGATTTTCGCGGCACTTGTGGGCGCCATCGTCTGGAACCTGATCACGTGGGCGCTCGGGATTCCCTCGTCCAGTTCGCACGCGCTGATCGGCGGGTTGGTGGGCGCCGGCATGGCAAAGGCCGGGATTTCGGCGGCTGTCTGGACCGGCCTGTCGAAAACGCTGCTGGCGATCGTGCTGTCGCCGCTGGTCGGGTTCCTGCTGGCGCTGGTGCTGGTCGCGATCGTGTCCTGGCTCTCGGTGCGCTCGACGCCGTTTGCGGTCGACCGCGCCTTCCGCATCCTGCAATTCGTCTCGGCGTCGCTCTATTCGCTCGGCCATGGCGGCAATGACGCGCAAAAGACCATGGGCATCATCGCGGTGCTGCTCTATTCGCAGGGTCACCTCGGCGCGGACTTTAACATCCCGTTCTGGGTCGTGATTTCCTGCCAGGCGGCCATGGGCCTCGGCACCCTGATGGGAGGCTGGCGGATCGTCCGCACCATGGGGCTGCGGATTACGAAGCTGACGCCGATGCAGGGTTTTTGCGCTGAAACCGGCGGGGCGGCGACCCTGTTCATGGCGACCTTTCTCGGGGTTCCCGTATCCACGACCCACACCATTACCGGCTCGATCATCGGCGTCGGCGCGGCGCGGCGGGTTTCGGCGGTGCGCTGGAACGTGGCGAGTTCGATCGTCTATGCCTGGGTGATCACCATTCCGGCTTCCGCGATCGTGGCGGCGTTGACCTATTGGGCGGCACTGCTGTTGCGCTGA